In the genome of Zygosaccharomyces rouxii strain CBS732 chromosome G complete sequence, the window AGTTACATTTGTGCATGTCTATCTCTATGCATTTGTCCCTGGAATCTTTTGgcatcatcttctaagTTCACTACAGCTTTAAGTGCTTACGCGGTATTTTTATCGGCAATTGCAGGCGTAATTTTCGCTGACTACTACATTGTCCGCAAAGGTTATATCGATGTATTCCACTGTTACTCGAAAAAGCCTGAATCATATTACAAATACAATCGCTGGGGTACAAACTGGAGAGCTGTTGTTGCCTATGTCGTTGGTATTGTACCTAATTTCCCCGGTTTCCTTGGATCAACCGGGGTCCACGTGACGGAAGGTTCGATGAAAGTCTATTATCTAAACTATTTCATCGGTTATCTACTAGGTGCAATAGTCTACACTGCACTTGTTTATTTCTTCCCTATTGATGGTGTACCTGAGGATACCAAGATTACCGACTTTGTATGGCGTGAACAATGGGTTGAAGTGGAAGATTTCGATTACCAAAgacaaatatttgaaaaagaatcTTAATAAATGGGCATTGTGGTATAAtctttgttgttttttATATATAATACAAATGTaaaatgaataaattaACAATTAAATCGTGGGTATTAATTCGTGAATAGTCGTAACTCATTTCTGTTTCGTAGAGGGTATCGGTTAAACGCTTATAGGCATATCTGTCTTGATAACCATGGGCATCATGGAAAGATCCTGCTCTACATCACTCCCATCCGTACTAACTTCGTCTTCGctctcttcatcatcttcgtaATCTCCATGTTCATCACTCAAGCCGGTGTTAGAGTAACTATCCGGACATCCCAGCTTCAGCGGCACGTATCCTCGTTGTTCCGATTCTTCCTCCCATATAGTGGCGAAATGAACGCTTTGTGAATGGCGAGGTGTGCTTCCATAGTACCCTACTGGAGATTCTACACGCTTCTCgtcttcttcctcttcttcttcttcttcagattccGTACCTGACGACTCATCGGAGAGGGACTCCTGTGCAtgtaattcatcttcttgatccGAgtcgtcttcttcttcttcctcatcttcttcgtcatcgCTACTCACATACTCAACGGCGCCGCTCTCTTGCCTCTGCGAATAAGTAAATGAATCAATATTATCCATAAGTCTATCTAGTAAATTCGCATGTCCAACGAGTATTCTCAAATCGTAGTCCTTGTTCTTCTCAGTAGATGCACATTTTAGTAATTTCCTCTTCGCCTTACCGGCTAACAAGTACTGCTGAGAAATAGATACAGTCGTACCTATCATCGAGCTAATGCAGTATATATTGAATTGTTGTTGGGgttgataaaattttttatcGATTTCTTGGATCCAGCATCCTATTCGCAGAAATAGTTCAATCCCGCAGCGTTATCCTATGGTTAGTTATTACTTGTATTTATACTAGGCAAGagttattttttttatttttttttatttccttcagttcctcttcttcctaCATGCATGAATAAGCATGATGGTGTAACTATTCAGTTGCCATGAGTGGTTAAGCACCATTATAACAACCGTCGTTAGTTTGCAAGTGTTGACAAATTGTATGGTACTAATATTGTCGGAAAGCGGAAAATATATCGAATATGAACTCCCGCGgcacaatttttttttcttccgTTCGGATCCTACtaattttctctttgcCGTATATCCGTCAATCGGCCGTTAGTTAAATAAGTGTCATCTCGCTTAGGCGCCGTTTACCTTTTTTCGTTACGAGGTTTGTAAGCCAGATAAAACATGCAAAGACCGAATAGCGGATTGAcgttcttttcttcttctatcGTTATTGTTGCCTTCTGTGTCGAGCGGTAGAGGTGTTAAACGTTATCCGTCCGCTCTTCGTGTATACAGGGCAATCGGTAATCGGCAATACTCCGAATGGTATCTCCGTTTATCCGCATACCACGGACGGCGAAAACATGTCAAATTCATTTTATCTCGTCGCGCGTTCGTCGGAGGTTAAGATGCTAATGATGGTCTGTGGGTGGTTTGTCCCTGTATGTCAAAACATACAAATAAGAATTTATATGGGCGTGTGGTCTAGTGGTATGATTCTCGCTTTGGGTGCGAGAGGCCCtgggttcaattcccaGTATGCCCCATTAATTcttaaatttaattttttacaaattttttGCTGATTTATCACCCAGTTAGCCGCTGTCACCTATTACGATTTGTCACGTGCTCTCTGCTGGATATGTTCGGTTGgaaacaaaaaaagaattgagcTAAATATGCGTGTTACCAAGACCCTAAGCTCTTCAGATTTCAGGTATCTCTATCCTACGTCTTCCACTCGTCTTATTTCTTCCCCGCATCACGTGCTGTCTACCAGCCAATAGGATCGATTTATTTTGgcctttttttttttccttaaCTTCCAATGGACGGCGGTTTGAGAAATCACCAGCAACGAGGGGGAAGTTCTCTAACTAGCTAACCTACCAGCTCTCTCTCTCTGGCAAAACTTTATATCTACAAACACGTAGGTATCAGCAAATTGATTTCGATTTGGTTCGAGTTTGAATTCGCATTGGAACCCTTTCAACGTACTCCTCTGTCTGCCCTCTTTTTTTCCCGTCATTACAACACAATAAGATGTTGAGATCCTCGACCCTCAGAACGTCTcagcttttgaaaagatccaTTGCGACCCAAGCTGCCCCCAAAGCGGAATTTACGGAATTAGCCAATGGTTTAAAGGTTGCAACTGAACACAATCCAAATGCTACCTCAGGTGCCGTTGGTGTTGTTTTCGGCTCTGGTTCAACCGCTGAAAATCCTTACAACAACGGTGTTTCTAACATCTGGTCTCATGTTTTCACCGACGTTGTCAATGGCTCTCAAGCAGCTAAATCTGGTTTGGCATTAAACTCTCAAATCTCAAGAGATTTCCAATCTTACTTGGTTAGCAGTAAACCAGGTTCCGTTGGTAAGGCACTTGATTTCTTGCaatcaaagatttctgGTCCACTAGATGGATCAATCTTTGAATCAGCTAAGTCTAAGGTTTTGTCTCAGGTTTCCAGTTTTGAAGAGAATGATCATGCAGGTCGTGTTTTGGAACATTTACACAGCACTGCATTCCAAAACACACCATTGGCTCTACCAACCAGAGGTACTTTAGAATCCGTAGAAACTTTAGTGGCCTCTGATTTGGACCATTTTGCCAAGAACAACTTTGTTAACAGTAATGCTGTTATTGTTGGTTCCGGTAACGTTAGCCataatgaattggttaagGCTGTTGAATCTAATGTTTCCTTGGGTTCTGGTGAAAAGGTTGTTTCTAATAAGAAATCCTCTTTCTTAGGTTCTGAAGTTAGAATGAGAGACGACACTTTGCCAAAGGCTTGGATTTCTATTGCCGCTGAAGGTGAACCTGTTTCTTCCCCTCATTATTTCACTTCTAAAGTTGCCgctgaaatttttggtaGTTACAACGCTTTTGAACCTGCTTCCAGATTACAAGGTGTCAAATTGCTAGATTGGTTACAAGAATATGGATTGTGTGATAGCTTCAACCATTTCTCCCACAGTTACAAAGATTCTGGTCTTTGGGGTTTCTCTACCGTCACTAGAAATATTGGTAACCTCGATGATTTGGTTCATTTCACTTTGAAACAATGGAACAGATTGACTGTCTCTATTACGGAAGCTGAAGTGGCTAGAGGTAAGGCTCTATTGAAGTTGAAACTGGCTACTGAAGCTAAAAACCACGCTGAAGCAGCATCTCTATTGGGTGCTTCCGCTTTGTCCGTTGGTCACAAACCAAGTTTAAATGAAGTCTTTGCTAAGATCGACCAAGTTTCTTCTAAGGATGTTAAAGAATGGGCTGGCCATAGATTGTGGGACCAAGATATCGCTATTGCTGGTACTGGCCAAATCGAAGGTTTATTGGATTACACAAGAATCAGAAACGACATGTCCATGATGAGATGGTAATTTATTTCAACAAATgcaaaaaaagaagtacGAATTCAAACGACAATTTATTATTCCCCAATTCCGATGGAAAAGATAGAAACATATTTATTTATAAGATTTTATTGTCAGAGGGTGAGAAGGGCATATATATGACCCTCTGTATATATCAATGCACTTTCCCCCTCATATAAACCATTCCATATTCTAAGAAAGTACAAAAATATAAGAGAACTGCTGAGTGactttacaaaaaaaaagaacaaaaacaaaatgtTTTAATATTACAACAAtacaaatttttctttattctttctATTACTTTATATCCTTCTGTAACTAAGATAGTCTTGTCCTGTTGCTCAGTGGACTGCTTATATCATTATCATAATTAGAGTCTATTAAACTTCGGTTCTTATCCTCGTGAGATCCATTAGTTTCAATACCATCAGCATTATCCGCCGGCGATACTACTTCTtgagaaaaatttggtgtGCCATCATTTTGTGGTATTCTTGAGATTTGTGGGGATTCGTGGATACCTTGATGATCATCACTAATAttgttactattattaatattttgtCGAAATTTTTTAGGTGTTGTGTAGCCGTGTAATGACCCCTCTTCTCCGTATTCGTAGTTATCCAGCTCTGTGGTCTTACGCTTTGCTGGCGATCGTCTGTTTGTCGGGTATGCCTCTTGATGTCGTACTTCTGCTTCCTCCTGTACCATCTCTTGTCCATCCTCATGTTTTCCTGtctcctcttctttctcttcttcttcttcttcatcttcttcctctgcttcatcttcttcctcgtcatcctcttcttcttcatcatcttcttcttctctatCTTCTCcatcaaattttaaacCCTCCACataatcttcatcttcttcgtcatcttcttcgtcacAATCTAATATGCTACCACCATATGCTTCCATATCAAAATGATCATCTCGATGACTTCCAGGTCCAAAATCTAcgtcatcatcaacaacttcttcatcttcatcaaatgcaaaatttACACTCATAAGACTATCAATTTGTGCAATTAGTGGAGCTAACGAAGTATCAGCCTTTTCATCCACCCATGGTATTCTAGTTAAGGAAACATCTTCTTGATCCAATCCATTTAAACTGTTATTTTCACCACGACTAGcatctttttcctcttttttAGTGTATGTTCCCCAGGCTGTTGAAACCATGCAGCACGAATTCATTGCATtcacaaattttgataattcaTTAACTTTGTAGTATTTTAAGGGATCATAACATAATTCGCATATACGCCTCATGGTGAATGGATACTGTCCATTTGCAGAGAAATTTGAATCCAAATGTGCCGCTAATTTTGACAGTCGTTTTTGCAATTCAACTGAAGTCTCCTGTGGCATCGAGAAAATTCGTTCCGGTATCGCAATAGTCATATGTGGTATTAGGTCTTTCATAACTAGGCGCGCATCGCTTTTCTCGAAGATTTCTAAATCTTGATCCTCAACTACTTTGTGTAAGAATTCGTAAAGTTCCTTCGACTCGATTCCCATCATATTATGATCGACATCACCGACACTGGGCCCCTCTTGTCGTATGGAAGTGGTCATCTTCAATGATATGAACTTCTTATCTTTTTAACGCTTTCTTCCACTCTGGATAAGTCAAAttattggaagaagatatATATTTGAGCAGGAGGAGTGTAAAGTATAGTAATGGCAATAAATAGTGCAATCCGGCAGTAGACCAGCTCTATATCGGTTTGGCACTTGTTATTCTTCTATAGTTTGAAGCAGTGTTCGAACTCATCGAGCTGCGCGTCTTgttcttatttttttttctctctcttcttcaactcCAACTTCAtacaaaaaattttcagatATTTCGACTGATCAACTACAAGGAAAAGGTGTATAAAGTCGGTTCAGTGTCTTTTTTGTCAATTGACAGTGTGTTAATCCTTTTTTCTGAATATTAATTACCCCTTTCCCCATCTCCCTCACCCCCGGTAGTAGTCATGTTGAGGTTTAGCAGCAAGGGTTTACAGACGATAGCTAGAAGCAGTCGGGTATGTTGTGCTCCATCGAGATTAGCGGTACCATTAACGACAATGAGGTGGCAGAGTAACCCCTCTCATGCTGCCAGTGGCACTGGTAGCGTCAACGAATCCTTGAGTGATGAAAAAGTGGATGAGTGGTTAGAAGCTATTAAATCGTTAAAGGCAGAGTTTTCAGAGCAGGAATTTTTACCAGAGACTTCTTTAGCACCACCTGGACAGTCAAGAATTGACATGTCCCAACAGATTTCATCATTGGAAACCAAATTTGAACCTTCACCTGAACAAATCGAAGAAGTAGAAAGACTGAAGACAACACCATTACCAGAACGTAGAGATCCAGTTGTGGAACATGTGGTTAATATGATTATGAGACATGGTAAAAAGCAAAGAGCAGAAACGATTCTATCAAGAGCTCTTTATTTGGTGTTCTGTCAAACTCGTCAAGATCCAGTGGAAGTATTAAAAAAGTCGTTGGATGATTTAGCACCATTAATGGTGGTCAAAACATTTAATACAGGTGTTGCTAAAGCCGCGGTGATACCTGTGCCACTAAATCAAAGGCAAAGAAATCGTATAGCATGGAAATGGATTGTGGAAGGTGCCGACAAACGTACTTCTTGTGACTTTTCCGTTCGCCTTGGTGAAGAACTAGTAGCTGTCTACAGAGGTAAATCTACTGGATTTGACAAAAGAGACCAAATGCATAAGACTGCAATCACACACAGAGCTTATATCAAACTAAAATGAGATGGGAAAATAATATAATTACTTGTATATACAATTTagtatttcttcaattcacTCATGTTTATACGCAATTGCAATACCCAAAAGACTACCCAAGACGTTGTAAACCATATCCAAAGGATCGAAAGTTCTCCTGCCGCCAGATAACTGCCTTTGTAGAAATTCACTTGTAATTGCAGCGCTGATACATACAACAAGAGCCAGTGTAAACTTACTAACTTTCAAACATCTATAATTTTGTTCGGCATAATCAGTACCGTATTCATTGTCATTATCCACATTGAACAGACGTCCTAAGGGAAATTTGATCACTCTGTTCACAATGAGACGACAGAATAACCACGATTCAATACAAAATGCAAGGAAATGAACCAGTTTGTCATGCAATTGAACGACTTCAGCAATAATGTTGTCCGTAACCACGCCGAAGGTAAAGACACAGCAGAGAACTGCTGCAAAAGACACAAAAGTACTTCCAACGAATCTCAAACGGTAATTGCATAACGACAAGCAGATGCAATATGGTATGAATGAGTACTTTAGCTGCTAAAGGTCGGTTGAATAGCGGTATATGATTGATTCACCAGTTAGTAAATACTCTTGATCAGGAACTTTGATCACAACCTACGGGACAGCCCTTTAAACCAATATGGGCTCCTATTTTGCCATAAAGGATCAGAACAGGAGTAATACACACTTTACTACAGAGGTAATACCATCAATCGATAGATTTTCAATACGAGATTACATATCGATATCGATTATGAGTGGTAGTGGAAGCATTGTATTTCGAACGCCATTGCAGCCGGATGAGAATACTTTCTATAGTCAACAATTCCGCCGGCTCGATAGAGAAGATTTGGGTATTGTTACAGGTGAATCTGTAAAGCCATTGTTTGCAGCATCTGGATTGTCAGCATCATCGTTATCGCAAATATGGGCTGCTGTGGATACGGATAACAAGGGGTTTCTAAACCATACAGAGTTTTCTGCAGCATTGAGAATGATTTCACATTTGCAGCAGAGACCAAATTTACCTGTTACACCAGCGCTTTACGAAACACCTTCTGGCAGATTACCAGTACTTGGTGGGGGTAATGTTAGTGGTTCCAACACATCAACACCCTTGGCAGCAGGTGCAACAATGGCTGGTAACAATGAAAATGCGGCTTCACCAGTGGCAACTTCACCAATTCGTGCGACTTCTTCCAATCTTTCAGCGATTCCACTAATTCCTCACCAAGATGTGGCAAAATTTTCTCAACTTTATGATAGAACTGCCATGGGAACTCCTGCTTTACCGGGTGATAAGGCAAAGGAAATCTTTATGAAGGCAAGGTTACCAACAAATACGTTAGGGGAAATTTGGGCTTTATGTGATAGGAATGCTTCTGGTTCATTGAGCAAGCAGGAATTTGTTATGGCCATGtatttgattcaattgagcaTGTCAAGACATCCATCTGTGACACCGTTGCCTGGTAGCTTACCCAACCAACTATGGAACTCAATCAACACAGCAACGACTTCTTCCAATGTACCAAACACTACCGTTGCCAGTCCTAGCAGTGGGACAGCACCAATAAGCGCTAATTCCACGGGTAAACCTTTGTCTAGGCAAAATACCTTACAAAGATTGTCCAGTGGTGTCTTTACCAGCGCTTCCACGGATTGGTCTTTAGGCtttgataaaaaaagaCAATTTGATGCTATCTTTGATAGTTTGGATAAAAACCATACTGGTTCATTGGGGGCAGCTGTGCTtgttaatttttttctttcttcaagacTCAGTCAGGAGACTCTGGCTAGTGTTTGGGATTTGGCTGACATTCACAATAATGcagaatttaccaaagtGGAATTCGCAATTGCCATgtttttgattcaaaagaaaaacgCAGGTGTAGAACTACCAGATGTAATTCCAGATCAACTCTTACATTCACCAGCATTGGGTCTCTTCCCCAATCAGCAAGGTGGTATTGCATTGCCTCCAAGAGAATCTAAACCTTCTTTTGCAGAGTCTCAACAGGCACCAGTTCAAGTACGTCAAAACTCTAATAATGGATCTTTAAACGATCTCTTGGCACTAAACCACTCCTTTacttcaccaccacctccaCAACAGCCAGCTCCGCGTCAAACTTCAAGCTTTTCCCGTGACTCTACTGGTGGTTCTATACCAATCAATAGTTACGGCcatgctgctgctgctggcGGTGGTATGACTAGAAATTATACACCACAAGCAGATTTGGGACAAAATGTGATTAgagaagaagcagaagagAGTTCTCATCCTTACCGTCAACAAACTGTGCAACCTAGAAATATGGCTCCCCAATCACCACAACGGGGATCTGTCTCAGGGCTACCACAAGTGGGCGGTTATGGATCGCAAAGCATGCCTACCTCCAATGTGGCTCATGGTGTTAATGCCGGCGGTCTATCTAAAAATAACGATTTGTATGCCGATGCAGAAGCCTCTGCTCAACTTTCCAACGCTACCACTGAAGTGGCTAACTTGTCCAACCAAGTTAATTCTTTGACTAAGCAGGCAGCTATCACTTCCGATAAAAAGACTAGAGCAGCTCAAGAATTAGAGAGAGTCAATGCGACAAAAACTTCCATTGAAAGTAAACTGCAAAGTTTGAGAAGCTCTCATGAACAGAATGTgaaagaagctgaagagTTGGAAGCAAAGTTAACAGAAGCAAACAAAGAGACAGCAGCTCTTGAACAGCAGCTAACTGTCACTGAGGGCAATTACCATGCGGTGGAATCTAAGGTCACTGAATTGACTCAAACATATGAGGAAGCTCAACAAAAAAACCATCAGCTAAAAACTCAGATCTCTAATTTGAACGCCATGTCTTCCACTTTGCAAGCACAACTGGCTGAAAAGCAACGTCAAGTTAAACAAGAGAGATCCATGGTGGACGTTAACAGTAAACAAatggaattgaatcaattcACTGTGGCTAATTTcgaaaatgaaattcaaGGTCTTGGTGAGAAATTACAAGTATACTTGAGCAAACGTAAGGAATTAAATGATTACCAAAGGACTGTTGAACAACAACATGGTCAACTCCAAACTAAATaccaacaattggaaacaaAAAACCAAGATTTGGCTACCCGTGGTCAGGATTTAGAAAAGCGTAGAAAGGCACtcaaagaacaagaaaaggCTTACCAACAACAATCTGCCCAGTTACAAGCTATGTTTGATGActtgaacaagaaaagagcTGCACATAGTAAAGCCTTAGCTTCTGGCTTTGATagtggtgctggtgctggtgctggtactCGTTCTGGTACTAGTACTGGTACTGGTGTCGGTGCTGGTGTTGGTGCTGGAATTGCTGCCGGTCTTGCTGCTGGTGTTGGAGGTGCGGCTGCTCATGGTGTCAGCTCTGCTAACAGATCTCCACAATTCAATGAAGCGGTGGCGCCTGGTTCTAGAAATATCAGAGCTGATCCTGGTGTTAACCCTGGTGTTACTCCTGGAGCAAGTGGTGCTACCCATGAGGATGATGTTTCTAAGTTTGTAGAAGCAACTGTTGCCAACTCAAAGTTAGGGGGTGGTGAGGATGAAGATCGTCCTGAAAGTGATGTATTCGACAAGGATATCCCTACTGTGGGCTCTCAGACTGAggcagatgatgaatttgaaactCGCAGAGCTCAGGATAGGACTGAAAATTTCACAGATCGTTTTGAAGGTGATTTGAACGAGTACGGTATCCCAAGAACACAGTCTTTGACTTCTTCTGTTGCCAACAATGCTCCTCAATCTGTGGTAGATGATGTGGAGATTCCAGACAACTTTCAAGATAACACCACTACCAGAGccattggtggtgaaagGGATTCAGCAATGCCTGGTCAATGGGGTGGCTCTGCACCCGCTAGTGGTGGAGTTCCAGAAGCTCCTGCTTCAAGCCATCAAGAATATGGCAGTAGTAGAGGTAGTGGTTCTATTGAAAACTTGACCCAAAGAGGTTCTCAAGATAGATCCGCTACTGCTGGTGAAAAAGACCTTCGTGAAAAATATGGTAACATTGACGACGAATTCCCACCTATCCAGGAGTTGAATGTGAATGAAAGTGATACTTCTTCTGACGATGAGGTATTCCAAGACACTAAAGAAGATACTGGTCCGGCTTCTAATGCTGCGCTTCAAGGAAGAAGTCACCCTAACTCTCAGGTGAGACAAGCTGCTGCTCCCCCTGgtgaatcttcttcaagagGTGGGGAAACTTCATTACAAGGCAGTCAGCCATCTTTACTTGGTGATGAAGTTTATGCCTCCAATGGTCCAACTCCAGGTATGTACCAGACAGGTGGTGTTGGTCAAAAAGGTCCAAGTACAACTAACTCATCTGCATTTGACCATAgattttcatcatattctCCTTTACCTTCTGGTGCTGCCCATAACTCTGTTCCTGCGCCTACTGGGTACCGTGATGAGTTCGACGATGAGTTTGCTGGTTTAGAGCAAGCTAACGAGGAAGCACCTGAATCTCCTGATTCTATATATGAATCAAAGCCTAATGAAGGATCTATGgaagattttgagaaaattgaacACAAAGATctagatgatgaattaaacCAAAATGTCCCTACGGGTACCAATACATCAAGCTCTAGACAACCTAGAAGCCCCGATGGCATCAGCAACGACGAGTGGGATGAAATCTTTGCAGGCTTTGGAAACTCGAAACCATCGAGCGGTGAAGGTAGACTTGATACTAGTGCTGTTTCTGGTGTTGGTCATGATGTTGGTCATGGTGCCCATGTGGAGAGTCCAATGCCTTCAGGAAATGCTTCTAAAAAAGTGGAGCCACCTGTTAACCGCGGAATTGCTACTACTCCAAGATCCCTAGCTGTGGAGGAACTAAGTGGGATGGGTTTCACTGAACAAGAAGCAGTAGATGCCTTAGAAAGATGCAAGTGGGATTTGGAAGCTGCAACAAATTACCTACTTGACAGTGCTTGATATATATGACGAGATTTTTGattgttttatttttgtcGTTTTTCCTTTCTCCTTCCCATATCTTTTCAGTTTTCTTTGTATTCTACTTTGAGATGCTGTGTTTATGTGTAAAAGAGCCTTATATTTTTTGTATGTCCCAATTCATTATAACTTAtgttttatttcttttatatATGCTTACAATTCTTCCCTAAGTTCCAATAACATATCATTCAAACCTTGTACCAGGGTTTCATCCAATGGATTATTAACCGTTTGACCCACATATCTATCATACAATTGACTTAAATCTTTTCTATCAGAATCAATCgatgattccaattcttgtaacTCCTTATCTAGATCTCGATTGACTCGATTCAATTTATGTAATCTTTGATCCAGCTGTTCCATCGTTTGTAGCCTTTGTGAATATAAATTACACTCGATCAATTTACTACTTGATAATTCATCGATCGGGGTGCTCTTAGCATGATTTCCCTTCTCATCTCGTGGTAGTGTTCGTAGTCTTTCTCTAGCTTCCAATATcaattcatccaattcatctaatTTCACTTTAACGTTCCTCTCCCTCAGGATCTCTTCGAATTCTCTCCTACATATTTCAGTCCAAAATTCAATCACTTGTGCCTGACAATTACTGAGATTGGTAGAACCTTCCCTTGTACTGGCATAATCCGGGAAGCATGAACTTACTATATCCCAATTCTGTAGTTTCGATATCGATTGTGTCAGTGCCTTGTGGAAAACTTGATTCAACCTCAGGTACCTAATCTTATCGTCCTTCGTCATTAGTACTTTTGAGTTCCTTAATgactcatctcatctcagAGTTGG includes:
- the EDE1 gene encoding Ede1p (weakly similar to uniprot|P34216 Saccharomyces cerevisiae YBL047C EDE1 Key endocytic protein involved in a network of interactions with other endocytic proteins binds membranes in a ubiquitin-dependent manner may also bind ubiquitinated membrane-associated proteins); the encoded protein is MGSYFAIKDQNRSNTHFTTEVIPSIDRFSIRDYISISIMSGSGSIVFRTPLQPDENTFYSQQFRRLDREDLGIVTGESVKPLFAASGLSASSLSQIWAAVDTDNKGFLNHTEFSAALRMISHLQQRPNLPVTPALYETPSGRLPVLGGGNVSGSNTSTPLAAGATMAGNNENAASPVATSPIRATSSNLSAIPLIPHQDVAKFSQLYDRTAMGTPALPGDKAKEIFMKARLPTNTLGEIWALCDRNASGSLSKQEFVMAMYLIQLSMSRHPSVTPLPGSLPNQLWNSINTATTSSNVPNTTVASPSSGTAPISANSTGKPLSRQNTLQRLSSGVFTSASTDWSLGFDKKRQFDAIFDSLDKNHTGSLGAAVLVNFFLSSRLSQETLASVWDLADIHNNAEFTKVEFAIAMFLIQKKNAGVELPDVIPDQLLHSPALGLFPNQQGGIALPPRESKPSFAESQQAPVQVRQNSNNGSLNDLLALNHSFTSPPPPQQPAPRQTSSFSRDSTGGSIPINSYGHAAAAGGGMTRNYTPQADLGQNVIREEAEESSHPYRQQTVQPRNMAPQSPQRGSVSGLPQVGGYGSQSMPTSNVAHGVNAGGLSKNNDLYADAEASAQLSNATTEVANLSNQVNSLTKQAAITSDKKTRAAQELERVNATKTSIESKLQSLRSSHEQNVKEAEELEAKLTEANKETAALEQQLTVTEGNYHAVESKVTELTQTYEEAQQKNHQLKTQISNLNAMSSTLQAQLAEKQRQVKQERSMVDVNSKQMELNQFTVANFENEIQGLGEKLQVYLSKRKELNDYQRTVEQQHGQLQTKYQQLETKNQDLATRGQDLEKRRKALKEQEKAYQQQSAQLQAMFDDLNKKRAAHSKALASGFDSGAGAGAGTRSGTSTGTGVGAGVGAGIAAGLAAGVGGAAAHGVSSANRSPQFNEAVAPGSRNIRADPGVNPGVTPGASGATHEDDVSKFVEATVANSKLGGGEDEDRPESDVFDKDIPTVGSQTEADDEFETRRAQDRTENFTDRFEGDLNEYGIPRTQSLTSSVANNAPQSVVDDVEIPDNFQDNTTTRAIGGERDSAMPGQWGGSAPASGGVPEAPASSHQEYGSSRGSGSIENLTQRGSQDRSATAGEKDLREKYGNIDDEFPPIQELNVNESDTSSDDEVFQDTKEDTGPASNAALQGRSHPNSQVRQAAAPPGESSSRGGETSLQGSQPSLLGDEVYASNGPTPGMYQTGGVGQKGPSTTNSSAFDHRFSSYSPLPSGAAHNSVPAPTGYRDEFDDEFAGLEQANEEAPESPDSIYESKPNEGSMEDFEKIEHKDLDDELNQNVPTGTNTSSSRQPRSPDGISNDEWDEIFAGFGNSKPSSGEGRLDTSAVSGVGHDVGHGAHVESPMPSGNASKKVEPPVNRGIATTPRSLAVEELSGMGFTEQEAVDALERCKWDLEAATNYLLDSA
- the NNF1 gene encoding MIND complex subunit NNF1 (similar to uniprot|P47149 Saccharomyces cerevisiae YJR112W NNF1 Essential component of the MIND kinetochore complex (Mtw1p Including Nnf1p-Nsl1p-Dsn1p) which joins kinetochore subunits contacting DNA to those contacting microtubules required for accurate chromosome segregation), encoding MTKDDKIRYLRLNQVFHKALTQSISKLQNWDIVSSCFPDYASTREGSTNLSNCQAQVIEFWTEICRREFEEILRERNVKVKLDELDELILEARERLRTLPRDEKGNHAKSTPIDELSSSKLIECNLYSQRLQTMEQLDQRLHKLNRVNRDLDKELQELESSIDSDRKDLSQLYDRYVGQTVNNPLDETLVQGLNDMLLELREEL